Within the Syngnathoides biaculeatus isolate LvHL_M chromosome 13, ASM1980259v1, whole genome shotgun sequence genome, the region CCACCTACGGTAAacggctggaggcagggtaagTTGGGCGAATCTTAGACCACTTATGTCCTTCTGTATCAAGTTATTGTTCTGCAACAATTTGTACAGAGAATAGGTAGGAAATAGTTTGTAAGTCGCTAAGCATTTCCAAAGTCAAAGAAATGGCTAAAATATGTTAACAGAGGTCCCAAAATTCCAAGTAATTGATGCCCCCCTACCCTCCAGGCAGATAAACACTGAAGCTTCAATACGTGCTTCAAACCCTTAGGTCCGATTCCATCGAACCCCTGTTTTGAACCTCGCAACTGACAAATAACCGCAGTAACTGTTTCGTTGCCTGAATCAGCAGTACCCAATGCGTCAATCCCGATTTGGCAAGTCGATCGTCAAAGCAATTTTAGTCGATTGGATGAccacgtgccaaaaaaaaaaaagcctatcaCCCATCTGGGCTCTTGATTCAGACGTGGCCAATACACCGATCGCGCATGTCGATTGACTGACAGTCTGTTTGGCCAATCTTGGGCTCTTGTGGCGTCTCACTGCGCATCTGACatattctatttaagtgatttattgATTCATCAAGTATGGTGGTAGTCAGGTTCGGGTGTTGCTTGTGAAATTTAACTcacttttcccaaatttgtggctATTCATAAtggactttgtgatttaacaaaatTTAAGATTCTTTTCCACAGAGGGTCAAAAAGGTTGgtattttttgtgccttaataaattgaatagtCATTTGAAacctgcattttgtatttccataTGTCTctgagtgttgttaaaattggcttgatgatttgaaacctttgtgtgtgatagatgtgaagacaaaaaaaaaacaaaacagaaatcggcggggcaaatactttttcaagacACTGTATGTCTAAGGCAGTTTTCCTGTAACCCTGGCTACCACAATCTGTGATCTTTCAATTTTAGGATATTTGGATCTTCAATTCCCATAACAAACTGTGACTTTCTTTTGATAGTCATTATAGGTCAACTGACAAcgtaaagcataatttttagtatgctttaataaaaaaaaaaaaaaaaagtcaagcggaatggacccatctgtttttttttcaccacacatcaggATAttgttgtatatggatttttgcatctcccggcatgaaaatccattcgaggcatttgtgttggagaagaaccaggaagtgatgttttttgctGTAacggggtcgagtgtttatattggtttatacctattgtactggCTAAAAATTACTTtcatcatgttagccaaaatgctggctcgttgtattgctggattttgcccgaacactcgggaagacggtttcactcttcacacttttccaaaacacctggtttgtcgtgagaaatggattgcacagttgtaaaggacgagagctttgtgggttctaaatgacaggtaggtgtgtatagagctattaaaaaaaaaaaaacagttgtggGGGACTAAATGGTCTCTTAGTTTATAGCagatgttacgtgtgaatttagaataaatcttCTTGGTTAAATCGGCAACACTCAACAAAGCACTTTTATtacgtttaagacaatttaatcacacacaatacaatacaacacaaaacaataacaaaataaaagtacaaagacAGATAAGTAGCatgtaacatgagctaactagacgtgtagtcaccaaactcaaaaaacctctccaaaagcagcaataaCAAAAACCTCCATCCGCGTCCGACAACGTAATCCTTGTCTCAGATCgtaataaaaaaatctgtcataaCTTCATAAAGTGTGCTGGCGTTGTCCGCCGGCGAACGGCCCGacattttaaagtgccactgacatgccgagatacattgtaaaatagatatggtgatgaaaattacatatagtatttattcacttcaatgtctggatgaaaaagtaaatataagcggagagcgtttcattcatgtgcaaagttaccgaagtctcactcgacatccaagtgggagCCATaatgcctgcaacgtcatttgcagatgtcacactgggtcAGTCGCCATTAacaagacgctgtgccacctgttaTGAAAGATGAacgagagattttcagatttttctgacgcacCTTTTGATactgaagctcatttcgaagaagagaacatttcaaaattgagtgaagtgaccggggcaatattacactatcgtttcaagccatatttagacaatttgcggatcacttctaacaacagagtCCCCTGACTGACGGACGAGGaaccccgaaaaaaaacaaggaaaaaacaACTGCTTTCACGccgataaaacaaaaacacacgaaaccgccagtgtgggcttcttggaaaaaaaagtcacttcctgcttcttctccaaaaccaatgcctggagaggattttcatggtaggagatacaaaaatacatatacatcatgacgtgtggtgaaaaaacgcatgggtcggttctggctgcctttttgtcattaaaaacagactaaaaatcatgcttcatgtctcagtagccctttaaaaaatatctatggctgtcagttgacctttaatatCTAGTCATATATAGTTAGGACAACCCTAATCTTTTACACTCATCAGCTGGTCCTTCTgagtgagtattttttttaaatttagagtAGTGGAAAGAAGAAATTGGTTCAgttaaaaaagtagaaaaagttATATACCTCGATGAAAAATCTGTTTTCCCAATTCCACATAATTGCTCCCTACCATAGTTACAAAAGCATGCACAAactgacattatttttttcctaaatactCTCGTCAATAACAATATGTACACAGTCTTTCTTAATAGAACATGATCCATCTTAGTGTATGGGCACCAAAGATTTTTCATATCCACTACAGACTCGCTTTCCTTGACCAGTTGAACAATCACGAGCAATAATCCCCGCCAGAATCTACACACAGTAACAATTTTTGCCGTGTTCACGTCAAGTGATGCATAGGGGGTGCACAGCTCAATACATCGTTCATGTGATCCAATCTGGGTACTGTCAGGTGTACAggtggaggaataattaagagGCCTTGACTGATGTTTCAAATAATGGAACCATTTTTGCAGCACTTGGCCAGATGGTTCACAAAACCGATATATGCCCATTATTAGTTTTAACTAAATTTTAACTAAATATATCACAAACTATAGTCTTATCACCCTTCTAATTTCAAACACTAGTATCTTACCACTTTGCtgcaacaataaaaaacaaCCGCATATAGCTAAGCTAGTACAGTACTAGTACTCTAATATATGCAAGTACACAACAAATAagtgttgtttttgtacttcTTCAAGGCCTGATTTCTCAGTGTTTGTGGGCGACTTGGCCTCTGAGGTCGATGACTTCCAGCTCCACCAAGTCTTTAAGAGCTTTCCCTCCTGCAAAGGAGCAAAAGTAGTCACTGACCAGTACGGCTACTCCAGGTACATCATCTTACAGTCAGACTGAGCAGCAACTCCATGTGGATGAAATTTGTACTTGGTTATGGTATATTCTGTTTTGATATAAATAATCAGTAATATAGCATATCTTACACAATAATCTTGTTTCTGTTGTCTAGTAGCTACTGGATAGCATCACAAGAGACCTTGATCCATTTTCTCAAGAAGGCtgaagaaatgtgtttttgccattttatgcTAAAACTATTGTTTTCCCCATATAGGCTAAGCAAGAGCAACTCACAATTCAAGTGATGCTACTTCATGTTAAAAGTAAAACCACAAGTTTCAGTTCTACCATAATAATACCCATCCATATACTCTTCTCAAtatgttgtttttcattttgaaagtatGGCGTGTACAGAAGCATGCAGTGGAGTTCTGACTGTTGTTTGCTTGCAGAGGTTATGGATTTGTCAAGTTTGGCGATGAAAATGAGCAGAAGAAAGCTATCGAGGAATGCCAAGGCACAGTGCTCGGGGGAAAACCACTCCGACTTAGTTATGCTGTGGCAAAGATGTAAGATGCGCTTTCGTCTTCAGCAGTATCAATataaagcctttaatgtcattcatTATATGACTGTGGATACAACCAAATGACAATTGCTTCTCCACAAGTAGCATCATATTGATCTTTGAAGAGCTAAAGCTGTGCTTTTGGAGTCACATTATTTCATCTAACTTGTCACAAAAAGTTTATAGCTGTACTTCTTGTAATTTTCTATAATATATtagtatataaaaatgttttgccacAATATTGCCAGCATTCCCACCCTCTTACGACAAGTCTAATTTGAGCAGCAAAGTGAACAGGGGCAGTACAAATGAACAACTATAAAACATCCAATAGTATCTACTGTTgaaaccagaagtttacatacatatgaaaagacatgcctttttttttcctctctcactgcccatttttgttttgctaaatGCGACAATATTGAAAGGAGGATGTTTTGGGATGATTTTTAACTGAAAGGAGGATGTTTTGGGATTATTTTTAACTACTTTCTTCAGTCACAAGTttctatccatccgtccattttctaccgcttctctgggttAGGTGGCGGGGGGAAGTAGattcagccacctcatctggctcctctcaatgcggaggagccaAAACTTGACACACTCTACACCTAAAGATTCTgtctataaaagttatgaacaaaatcggtgataAAGGGCAGGCTTTGTGGAGTctaactctcaccggaaacgagtccgacttattgccagcaatgtggaccaaactctgacagcagttgtacagggaccaaaccCCCTGTACCCCATACTCCCTTATCCaccccccggggccctgccactaAGTAGTTTCTTAACCAACTTGGCGACCTCAACCTTAGtgatagaagagcccacctcagagcacccagactcatcttcctcatgggaaggcgtattggtggaattgaagaggtctttgaagtattctccccaccgactcacaacatccctagTTGAGATCAGCGgggccccatccccactatacacagtgttgacagggCATTGCTTCCCCCGTCTGAGATGCcgcacggtggaccagaatttcctcgaagccgtcctgaaattgttctccatggcctcactgaagtCCTCTCACGCCCCGGTTTTTACCttagtgaccaccgaagctgcattctgcttggccagccggtacctaccagctgcctcgggagtccctcAGGCGAAAAATGCCCAATCGGACtctttcagcttgacagcaacCCTcagtgttggtgtccaccaacatgttcagGGTTTGCCGCCACAGTAATGGAGGCGCAtaacattgtccactcggactcaatgtccccctcCTCCCCAGGACGTgaacaaagttctttcagaggtgggagttgaaattccttctgacagaggaatctgccagccgacccccacaatacgtttgggcttTCATGTCGGACCgccatcttcccccaccatcggagccaactcaccatcacgtgatcagttgacagctccacccctcacttcacccgagtgtccaagatatGCGGtggcaagtccgatgacacgaccacaaagttgatcatccagctgcgacctagggtgtccttgtgccaggtgcacatgtcagaatcagctttactggccaagtgtgtaaaaacacacaagaagtTTTTCTCCTGTAGTCggcgctgccctggtacgacattcagaacaaggaacaacatagcaacaagaacaaagaacaatagacatttcTATCCATAGgaacccttatgcctgaacatagtgtttgttatggacaattcaTGAAGAGCACAAGTCCagaaacagaacaccactcgggttctgatcggggtgggggtgggggggggggttcttcccACTCACACCCTTAcaggtctcattgtcattgcccacgtgagcattgaagtcccccagcagaatgacgGCATCTCCAAaggctctccagcactccctctaaggactccaaataggctgggtactctgaactgctgtttggtgcataagctcAAACAACACTcgggacccgtccccctacctgaaggtggAGGGATGCTGCCCTCTCATCCACCTGGGTAAACACCGTACAGGCCCCTTGCcgaggggcaataagtatacctacacctgctcggcgtctctcactgtgggcaactccagagtggtaCAGAGTCTGACGATATCTAGTCGGagcttctcgacctcacgcaccaactctgGCTCCTTCTCTGCCAAAGAGGTGTCACTcaatgtccctagagctagtttctgtatcCGGGTATCAGATCTCCAAGGTcctcgcctttggccaccgaCCAGctcccctatggcccctctcacaggtggtgagcccatgggaagggagacccacgttaccctttcgggctgtgcccggccgaggcCCTTGGGTGCagacccggccaccaggcgctcgccttcaagccccacttccaggcctgggcaagggaaaccaagatcaaaTTTCTATATTCATCAaaggggttttggagttgtactttgtctggtccatcacctaggacctttttgccatgggttaccctaccaggggcatgaagccccagataacttagctcctaggatcattgggacacacaaacccctccaccacgataagttGACAGCTTGAGGAGGGGGTCACAATGTACTTACAATTCATTTGTATTCAGTTCTGTTGGGTTTGTGATCTGTGTCTTGAGACATTTTATCAAGGCTCAATCAAGTCAGTTTTGCTAATTTCTTCTTTTGAGGAGAAACTTtgtaacttttcaatttttttgcaggTTATTTATACATTGATCCATAGAGGTTTAGTCAATAAAGGTACAACAATATAACGGGAGTTGAATATAGGGTGACGGCTATCAAATAACGTAGTATTTAAGTATCCAACTGGAAACTATTGAATAATTTGTATTTGGATAAAGACCAATTAGAGACCAATTATGgataaaaagagagaaaacCTTTCACTTAAATAACAAACGACGAATGAAGTTGCTTTTTagacaacattttttatttcttaaattaacACTGTTCATAAAAGATAAGGTTTTAATCAAAAAATTTTGTTTAGGTACATAACCCATTTTATTGTTATTCACCTTTGCCTAGTTTTCCACCTACATGATGCAAAGTTTAGCAACTTACAGTTTAAATGTTAGTACATGCTCTCACCCAGTGCCTAAACTGAGCAAAACTTAGAAGCACCCATTATTAAGTAATGTTATGGCTGCATTATACTGTTTCACCTACCACCACCAGTAATAAACCACAATTTGTCAGCAGTCATGATTAACAGAAACTAGCAAGGTCACGACTGGCTAgttcatctgcctcacagttctacaGTTCCAAGTCCAAATCTAGTCTCGCCtttgtggaggttgcatgttctctctgtgcctgcataGGTGTTCTCTGGTTACTCCAGTTgtctcctacattccaaaaacacggatgggaggttaattgaagactctaaattgcccgtaggtttaAATCTGAATTGAGAATAGCTGTTTGGTCATTGTGTGCGCTATGATTGACAGTAAACCAGTTCAGCGCGCACCTTGCCTCTCGcgtagtcagctgggataggctccaacagaTTTGCCGCCTTAGTGAAAGTTGATGGCTGTAtaggtgacttgcaggtgacgtcacatccgttttgaattttttctggctgccatattgggaggtctcattttgctggttacattagattacataagacgctttttgactttgactttgagacgatggtgcacacgtgttgtgttattggctgctataacaagttcagcaaagaagggaacagacggtttttccaatttccgaaaataattatacaccaaggaccccaaacagaagaaatgtcgagCAAACAGCAAGCaaagtggctcagtaatatctcgcgtgcagatctcactcgtcccacagtttcaagtcgtgtgtgcagcgatcacttcataagtggtaAGTTTAAGCCTAGTATTGTACTTTGACCATATCTTCCTAccgctatttttacatgtatgtgttcgctgtgttttatattacaagactaaCGGTGTTTGATAGGTCTACATGTATATGTACATCCAACTCGGCCGCTGATCGAAATCGGCcgccagtgacaggcttttcatctacagtttaggatacaaacgtatggatgtgtgttgtgcgtttgctgtctgtttactgtctgtaaacgtcaaattattttcaagaaggaaatataccatatatatatatattaaaaacaacacgagtatgCATGTAGCACCTACCACCTACCAGGGCATCATTCACACTAGCCTTAATACAACAGTAGTGGCTTTCTATATGCTGACCTTTGAGTAAGGCAAAcgtgaacaaatagaaagccgctaGTGTTGTATAAGGGctagtattactattagggctagattcagacattcacgctataatttgtaagtacttagtaatttacaccttgtacattttaattgtcaCTTTACTCaatgctccttcaaataaatttaaaagatggtgtaatatttatttgtcatggaTCTTTTTCCTTAATCGGTCCAATTTGTCTGACCTGAAAAGGCCAAcatggctaagcagaaacaacaacaacagtgaatTACACACTCTATCccgggtgattacaagttacttactcgggcaacgattaaaaccttttcttcagacaacgttttgaagaggacactctgaatccacccgcttacaacgtaattgtaagcctccaaggacttgtaggccttcatctgttgtttagtaaggctgttggttgtaagcaccaagtagttcacaatgtcggggtattccactctcggccaacatttttcagtcgcaaaatcagccttcgatagactatacgggtccagatcctcacataaactgattttctgcctgtagtagggtttcagatcagccgacagatcctcgaaatacttggaaaacgccatagaaagtgcagatacaatgaacgcGAAGCgaaactttaagaactgtttacaaccaAATGGCCGACGCACAAAAaattcttacccacaatgcacttgctctgaagttgtgcaagtgacctataGCCCTCCGCAACGGTAATGTTATGGTAGCAAGTTAGATAAACGTCATTCTCACTGATTTGCATGGTTACCTTGTCTTGGGTCCTATGGTGCAgctttatatttgtgtgttcaGCAGTCCATATTACAATGATTATATGCCATGGGTGCttgcatttcaatatgaaatgCTCCCACACTTTTGATGTTTTCTGTCTTTTGCTCTTGCATTTTCCTCTGTGTACTTCTTCCTTCATCACCTGTTGCTGAAAACCAAGCTTTGCCTCACTTCTGCCTTGGTCACTTAATCGAGTTGTCACACCCGAGCGTTATTCACacttttgcttttcaatgtGTTTCATGAGGcacaaaatgtcaattttgacTCACAACTTGCAAATGGAAACCACTTTTAAGCCTGATTTATTGTCAATTCTTTCTCTTGAAttaacattacttttttttttttttttttccatctactcTGCAGCCCGAAGACTAACACCTGGGCGGGACAGAGTCAGAATTACCAGAGCAACTACAGCCAGCCGCCATCCAGTTATTATGGGAACCCCAATGGTGGGGCTCAAGGTTACTACCCTCAGTGGGGCAACTATGATCAATACAGCAGCTATAACAATGGTGGCTACAACAACGTCTATAATAGTGGATACAACAGTGGCTATAACTACAACTACGGCCACTATGGTTGCCCCCCACCCAATCATATGGTGCCGCCACCCCCTATTGGGTTGCCTCCCCCGTCTTCTTATGTAACAGGAGATGTACAGGTATGTGAGTTTCGGAGACACTGCTTCTCAAATGAAGTCATCAAAGTACTTGGATAGTGTTGACTGAAAATTTGTCTTGACTGAGTTTTGTTTAGTTCATTACAAGGACTTCAAGCCATGGTCAAGTACCTAAGTACTAATAACATCACCCTCTGACTTATCAATAAATAAGCCTGTCATAATAATTAGGATATCGACATAGTGTtccataaataaaatgtacgtgataaatttccatttttttgtgtcgtTGTGCAGTTTACACCGAAAGCGGATAGAGAGTTGGACAGATATATCATTAGCTGGACTGGTGTCTGCTCTGTCCAATAGTCACTGTGGCGatgttgtttaaaaatgtcatgttttgcgTGCTAGTcagcaataaaaacaaaggaaagttaACAGTTTATTAAGCATAACTTTATTGGAGCACATTATTCAGCCAGTAGTTGATTACAGTGAATAAATCTGATTGGCAGATGAAGGATGTATCTCCTGTTGTTTTACCAGACCAACTGGACCAGTCTGTGACTTGGGGGTGGGCCTTATTTTTGACCATTTCTGAGGCATTCTTGTTTGTATTATCCTCTTTTTGAGGTGTCCCGtaatcgtggtggaggggtttgtgtgtcccaatgagcCGAGGAGGTAAGTTGTCCAGGGCTTCACGCTCCAGATGTGGTCACCCAGGGCAAAAAGGTCCAACGTGAAGAACTAGACAAAGCAAAGCTCCATAAACCTCTATGACTAGTAGAAAAAATGGATCTACGTTTCCCTTATCCAGTCACAGATTCTCTTGCACTCTCGAGTTGCCCACAGTAAGAGGaaccaagcaggtgtgggtatacgtTTTTGTCCCCCGGGTCAGCGGCTCCACATTGGTGTTCACTCTAGTGAACAAAAGGGGAGACATGAGTCCTCGAGGGTGCACGGGacttcgcccaaccagtctacgtgTTTTGTTGAATTGGAGACGGCTTTCGATCTTCTCTGCCTTTTGC harbors:
- the trnau1apb gene encoding tRNA selenocysteine 1-associated protein 1-like isoform X1, with translation MFNRQTSLWMGDLDPYMDENFVKQAFSAMGESPFGVKIITHKITGVSAGYCFVEMADEASVDRCVQRLNGKLVPGSNPPRKFKLNFATYGKRLEAGPDFSVFVGDLASEVDDFQLHQVFKSFPSCKGAKVVTDQYGYSRGYGFVKFGDENEQKKAIEECQGTVLGGKPLRLSYAVAKIPKTNTWAGQSQNYQSNYSQPPSSYYGNPNGGAQGYYPQWGNYDQYSSYNNGGYNNVYNSGYNSGYNYNYGHYGCPPPNHMVPPPPIGLPPPSSYVTGDVQQSPEETGDVEDSTEVPFQGCDVDQWNTDFIQHSEELYNALMDCHWEPLDSYDSAIPLLS
- the trnau1apb gene encoding tRNA selenocysteine 1-associated protein 1-like isoform X2 codes for the protein MFNRQTSLWMGDLDPYMDENFVKQAFSAMGESPFGVKIITHKITGVSAGYCFVEMADEASVDRCVQRLNGKLVPGSNPPRKFKLNFATYGKRLEAGPDFSVFVGDLASEVDDFQLHQVFKSFPSCKGAKVVTDQYGYSRGYGFVKFGDENEQKKAIEECQGTVLGGKPLRLSYAVAKIPKTNTWAGQSQNYQSNYSQPPSSYYGNPNGGAQGYYPQWGNYDQYSSYNNGGYNNVYNSGYNSGYNYNYGHYGCPPPNHMVPPPPIGLPPPSSYVTGDVQSPEETGDVEDSTEVPFQGCDVDQWNTDFIQHSEELYNALMDCHWEPLDSYDSAIPLLS